gtggtggcacacgcctttaatcccagcactcgggaggcagaggcaggcggatctctgggagtttgaggccagcctggtctacaagagctagttccaggacaggctccaaagctacagagaaaccctgtctcggaaaaaaaaatgtgtatacacatatattagaGCTACTCCCAATACcgtaaaacacacacatgcacacatacacacacacacacagagggagggggTATTTTCAGAAGCAAACAAATAGATTATTAGTCCCCTCGAGTCTAAGCCAATAAAAACACCCAGTGTTTTGGGTGGCACCTACCTGGAGCTTTCCACTGCTCAGTTTTACTGCTTTTCCTTCTTCAACCGTAAAGCTGCTGCCGTGCAGAAACTGAGTGTAATGTTGGTGACTCTCCAAGGACACTTGGACACAAATGCTCACATCTAAGTAGGCATCTTTAACTTTCGCTGTCAAGTTAAACATATCGAAGTTCCCATCGCCATTGTGCCTATAAATCACATGTCCCTGCTTCAGGTTATGTTGGGAAAATGAGTGCAACTCAGAATCATTGACCAGGATTCTGCCATGTTTGGGGGGTTGCGAAATGTGGAATTCAAACTCACGGTCTGTTCTGACATCTTGGTTCGTGGTGACGCTCAGGTTGGCTGTTGTGATGCAGCTGTCTCTCCCTCTGGACACAAGCAGCCCTGTGTTGTTGACTATGTGGACATAGGCCTCTGACACACTGACCTCGAAAAGGGATGACGTGTAGTGGACACCATCTGTCACGAACAACAGGAATCGGGCAGAGTCTGGACCGTGGTGCCTGAAGAGCACACGCCCTTCCTGGAGGTCCTCTTGCCTGAACTGGTACAGCTTTTGAGACGGGTCATCGGCTTTCACCAAATCTCCATTTGGTATGCCACGCCGAGTGTAGAGTAACTGCCCATCATCAAAATCTACGTCAGGGTCACGGAAGCAGAGGTCTGCTAATGTCAGCAGGCGCTGGCTATCCCGCACAACGTGAAAGACCTTATCCACCACACGCACCGGCTTCTCATCATTCTTTAACTCAACAGAAACGCTGACTTTGATTTCTGTAGACATGTGTTCCGAGTCAAGATTTCTGACTCCTCCCTGTGGGCCCAGATCTGTGGCAGAGGCCAGCACAACGAATTCATCACACTGGGTCTCAGAGTCATCATGAACATACATCAGCCTTCCACCCACTATGTCTTCCTCTGTGAACCCACTGATGCCACTGTCACTTCCCAGAGAAGCAGAAGAGCTGGCCAATTTCAGTTCCCCATGCTGAGGACTCTTGGTGACTTCATATTGGAAGACATGATTGTCCAATGTTTGAACCAAGAGTTCTGATTTTGATATTAATGTCCATTCTCCTTCTTTTACAAATAGTCCAGTGTTTGTTAAAATAATATGTGTCTTATCTGCTTTAAGGTTTATCCTGAAAgtataattttttgtttctatgtgtTTTACAATAACTGAGAAAGTAAACATGTCTTGTGAGTCTTCCCTGGACCTCCCCTGAGGTTCATAGCTTACCTTAGAGTCTGTAATATTTTTCTGACTGAAAATTGAACTTCTTTGAAGAACTTCATTGCCAAGTAGCAAGCTTCCTTTCTTGGGTGGGATCAGTAACTTGAAATAGAGTTCCCTCTCAGCTACTTCCATACTCTCTGTTCCAGCCTGCAGATGGTCAGAGTCCAATACTTTCTTGCTTGCATTGCTAATTTCTAGAGGAACATTTTTCAGAAGTGTCAATTTCAGCCACTGAACAGTCACAGGAAACAGGAGCTCCTCGCTTACTCTTCCTTCTACGTTAGCTTTAAATTTAAAGTGATCCGGCACGCTTTCTCGCTGCAGTTCTTTGAATGAACTATAGTATCGGATCCGACTCTGGTCAATGGAACGTTGAGAAAAGGTACTGACTTGTTTCCATTCCCCATTGGATTCCTGATGCTGAATTTGGCCAAACTGAGGTGGACGAGTGACATCATAGCGGGTGTCCATCTCATGTGGTTCGCCATTCACCTTCACTGACAAGTCACTCTGCGTGATCAGAACCATACCACCCTGTGGTACCACCACACCAGTCCTAACTACCACCTCAAAATCCCAAGGAACAGCCATGACCCGTAACACCACAGTATTGCTAACCAGCTCACCGTCAGTCGCTCTCAGGACAATCCGAGAGTTTCGATGACCCTTGTGCACGTAGAAAATGTTGCCAGCTTGTAAATCCATCTGTGTAAAACTATTGATGGCTCTGCCAGGGTCGCTGGCATGCTCTAAAAACCCAGCATCCACGTTGAAGTCGCTAAGTACGGAAAGCCTGAGATGCCGCAAATCGGTGTCAGGGTCTGATACCTGTACCACATTGGGGGTCAGCTGTTTCCTAGAGTTCTCGAAGAGGAGCAAGTGTCCTTCTGGGAGCTTAAGGAGTGGGGGATCGTTCACTGGAATGACTACAATATTAAGAACATGCGAAATGGGATCCTGCAGCTGGAACGGCATCGCCTTCTCGCTActagaaaaaacagaaaatgtaaagaaatctgCAGGCTCGTCCGAGCCATCGTGGACATACCACACTTTCCCATGAGTCAGATCTAACGTAGTAAAAGTCCTCTCCATTTCTGGTGCATGCCGAACATCTATTTTAAGGAAACCATGAGCTGGCATTTCCTGTATTTTAAATAGTATCTGAGAATGGTTGATACCCAGATCCAGAAAGTCCACATTCACTTTTATATGCTTTTGTCCCAGTACGGCCTGTCCACCTTCTTGGACTTCCAACTtattcaaaaccaaaaaaccGCCACTTCCGTTTTCCCGAAGAGAGCTGGCACTGGGAAGCGCAGTGGAAGGGGCTGGCTCCAGCTGAGGCAGGTCTTGCTCTGCTGTCCCAGGAGGATCTGGATCGTGGACGCCCTCACTTGTGCACCCAGCAGAAACGTCTTTGGAAACCACTGCGTCCCTTAAAGCTCTCACTTCCAAGTTTGCTTCCAAGGCTCTCAGGCATCCTTTCAGGGCGATGCCCCGAACAGATTTCCCAGGCACAGACACAAGTTCTAACCCCCGCACTGCTTCCCACATCCGGTGATTCAGGCCTCCCACGAACAGGGGCCCTTCAGATACAAATGCTTGGTTTTGCAGAGGCAGCATGGCCCTTACCCCTTGCTCGTCTACCGTGAGGTCCAGACGCCTCCTCGTGACTCTGAGTTGAACAACGTGCCACTTGTTGTCACTAACGAAGCGGGGTAATGAAACCTGAGTTTTTGTTTCTCCCTTTCCCACACGAGCCTTCAGGAGGCCCTCGTGTATTGCCAAGGCAACAAAATCTCTTCCTCTACCTGACTGAAATAAAAGCAAGGCTTGTTGGGTTCCAGTTCGCACAGCAAATCTCAGTGTCCCTTCCCCCTGTACCCTCCATTCTGGAAAGGCGACATAGGACCTAGAACTGAAAAAGCTAATAGCTTCATTCTTCTCAGCAAAAAACTCATCGTTACATCCCAGCGACACCTCATGAACCTTCTTGAAGCCAGGGAAAGACCTAAGGGAAGTAAGGACCTCCCTCCGGTTAAACACCACGCCCTCTATGCATCCTCGGAAGTTGGGGGTCTCTCTGTCCAGGTAAGGGACGCTGAGTCCCCCACGGCCTCCTACATAGACTCCATGGTGAAATGTGAAGTTCTGCATCCCTCCATCCCGCTGGCCAGTCGTCTCGTACTGCTTGTCAATAACCAAGAGAACCTTATCCTTGCCATAGTACAGTTCCACCGAATGCCACGCCAAATTGTCCACACGAACTCTTTGCTCAGAAAGGAGAAGCTGTTCACCCGTACCCAAGTTTATTTTCACCTAAGAGAGACAAGAGCCATAATTAATGAACCTCACCACGCTGTTCCTCTCACAGAGTTATATTGGAGGCATGGGGCTGCTATGGATCCACCCCACTAAAACTCGTGGTGAGACCTAAATCCCCAGCTCAGCAGTGCTGAGAGCTGCTGAGGCCTCAAAGAAGTGATTAGTTTGTAAAGAGGGGTTAATGCACTGTGAGGTCTCTCAGGGAAATGGACTGGTGGCCCAAGAGGGGGTAGAGGTGTTACAAAGCAGGCTTGCCTCTCgcttcttcccttccaccatgaCGCCTTCACCAGAAACCAAGCAGACTCTACCACCATCCTCCTACATGCCCCAAAACCAATCTactgtctatttcttttatgaGTTACCTAAACTACCCAGCCtctggtattttatttttgcaagagAAAGAAGCGAGGGAAAGGgggtgagggaagaagggagagggggggggaggaaggggaagagagtgAGAGTGAATAGACATGAAAACCTCCTATAGTTATGGATTATATACTGAAGTggacaagttcaaagtcagaatATTTAAGATACACTGGAAACATCTGAGACAATCCCACTCTAACTAAATGGTATATCACTTTATTCTAATGAGAAATGGTTTGTTCTATTTCTATGTGGCTTTGTGTTCTCCAGTAActgaattcttatttattttaaagattaaaataaatacctGTAATATTCCCGACAGAAGCTCTATTAGGCAATAGTCGATTTTCCCAGCTGCAAGAAAAAGCAAGCCTTGTGGCTTGCTGGTTTGAAATCTCAGCTGAAGCGACAGCCCAGAGGAGACTTCAGTGATGCTGAGCCCCACGTAGCTTTCGCCATAGAAGGATGCTTCAGGGAAGAGAAACCCAGGTCAGTAAATTTGCTACACAATGGCTATGCTTCATATTGTCTTCCTCATCATGGGCTGACCCTGCTGAAGAAAGCTGCCTTGCCAAAGGCCACCCTTGCTGTCTAGGGTAGCCCACAGACCGGCATGAGGTATCAAGACACAGCATTCTCTTCCCTCACTCAGGGCAGACTTAAGGGGTCCCTCTTCACTAGAACCAGCCAAAGGGGCAGCCAAGGCTTTCGCTAACACCGAAGAGCAACTCAAATTCTTTATCTAAGTCTGTTCCCTTGCCTCTGACAAGGTTGATTCCCCCTAATAAAATTCTTGCATGTCAAGTTCCATCTGAGATTTAGCTTCCCATGAAAACTAACGGGCACTAAAGTGGCCTTaaggggggttggagagatggctcagaggttaagagcactgactgctcttccggaggtcctgagttcaattcccagcaaccacatggtggttcacaaccatttgtaatgagatctggtaccctcttctggcctgcaggcatatatggaggctgaacactgtgtacatataaataaataaatatttaaaaaaaataaagtggccTTAAAAAGTAGACTCTGGAAGGGACTCGATGCCGAACCACCCTCGACTGAAAGGACAATTAGGACGAGTGTCACTATCGATAGATTTCAAAGAGAAATtcaaaaaagtataaataaaaataatctaccAAAACATATCGGACACAGCAAAAGCAGAGGAAGtgtgtttcaaaataaatgaaaaattttcaacATGCGACCTAATGATACATCTCAAGCACCTAGGAGCAAATCAAACCCCAAGTAagccaaaggaaagaaatatcaaatatctgagaagaaataaacaagacAAGACAGGGcctaaaaatggattaaagaccagtGAAgcaaaagggtttttttttttaagatacacaaaaataaaacacctagaaataaatttatccaaggaaataaaaggaaaattagaaagaaatcaaagacacacacagaaaagaaaggcaTCTCATGTCCATGAACTGGAATAAATCgtattattaaaaaatttatattCTATCCTAATTGATTTACAGATTCAAGGCAGTCTCTACCAAAATGTCAATGATACTCTTTACAGAGTACCCTAATTTTATATTAAGCACCAAAGACcctaaatggtttaaaaaaaaaaaaaggtctgaaGCATCACAATACTTGATTTCAAGGCATACTGCAGTGCCATGGTAACCAAACATCAGGCACAGGTATACAAACAGACATAAAGACCAGGGGGAATAGCAGGCGTTCCAGAAACAAGTCGATTCTTAATAACGGCATCAAAAACATACACTGGAGAGACAGCACTGGAAAAACTGGATGATGGAACTTGACCCCTTGTGCAAAAATCAACTCAGAATTATCCAAGACCTGAAAAGTCTCAAATtactagaagaaaataaagaaggaaataccTCAAATATCTCACTGATATTGAAAGATAGCAAGGACTCTAACGTCGCACAACAAACAGCAAAGACTGTGTTTCCTCAGAATAAAAACCTCCTGCACAGCAAATGAAACGACTGACACAGAAGGGACAGCTTGAAGGATGAGAGATGATGTTTGCCAACTACTCACCTGACAGGGGACTGGTATCCAAATACACAGGAGCGCAGAGTCTCAAGAGCAAAAGAAACAAGTTCCTACTAGTGATCTGAACAAACACttctcaaagaagaaagacaaatggCCAAGAGATGCATGAAAAATGTTTGATGTGATTAGTGACTCCGAAAATTCAGTTCAGAGCGAGGATATCATCTTACCCCAATTAGAATGACGAATACTGAAGCAATAACAAATTCTGCTAAGTATATGCAGAAGTAAAGGAATGTTTGTGCACTGTCAAGAAATGTaaattaggccgggcggtggtggcgcacgcctttaatcccagcactcgggaggcagaggcagaggcaggcggatctctgtgagttcgggaccagcctggtctacaagagctagttccaggacaggctccaaaaaccacagagaaaccctgtctcgaaaaaccaaaaaaaaaaaaaagaaatgtaaattagGACAATCAATATGGAGATTCCCCAAAATAGTTGACAGAGCCACCATAGAACCCAGCCTtcccattcagagaaaatatCTGAGGGATGGAAGGAAAGCAAGGGATGAATTACATACACGTCCATGTTTCCTGCAGAGCCAGTCACAGCAGCTAGGAAAACTCAGCAGCAGACAAATGGATAAATGAAATTAGATAAACTGTGGATGACTGAATCATGGTACATTGATGTTGGACAGACAGAgataatatttagatatataatGCATTATTAGTCAGCCATAAAATTAATTACAGCAAAATGGGTAGAAGCAGGGAACATTAGGTTAGGGAAATGTGCAAACATGTTCTCTCTCGTATGTGgaaatcttctttttcttttctttttcctttttttgttttcatccttAATGTAGGAAAGAGATAACTaggagctgggaagaaggaggataAAGGGGGCTGGAATTGATCACTATATACTGTACTTAAAACAAACATAACTGATAAAAATGCATTCAAAAAGTCAATCAATATATTAATAAGTAAACTCAATACTAGGATATAGAGCTAAAGTCATTAAGGTGAAGCGAGCAATCACTATCCTCCCAGGCAGCTGAGTTTATTCTCCTGaatcttcccccctcccccccacaactTCCCAATTTCTGACAGGCCTGGAGACTGTATTATTAAGTGTTCAAAGCCAGGAAATGTTTTTGAAATCATAAGATCTACTGATCTACTGCTGAGATGACTAAATAACATTCGTAAACAATATCCTTA
Above is a window of Microtus pennsylvanicus isolate mMicPen1 chromosome 6, mMicPen1.hap1, whole genome shotgun sequence DNA encoding:
- the LOC142851897 gene encoding chondroitin sulfate proteoglycan 4-like, producing MGRPGVCRLVLLAACLELCGPRGALGASFYGESYVGLSITEVSSGLSLQLRFQTSKPQGLLFLAAGKIDYCLIELLSGILQVKINLGTGEQLLLSEQRVRVDNLAWHSVELYYGKDKVLLVIDKQYETTGQRDGGMQNFTFHHGVYVGGRGGLSVPYLDRETPNFRGCIEGVVFNRREVLTSLRSFPGFKKVHEVSLGCNDEFFAEKNEAISFFSSRSYVAFPEWRVQGEGTLRFAVRTGTQQALLLFQSGRGRDFVALAIHEGLLKARVGKGETKTQVSLPRFVSDNKWHVVQLRVTRRRLDLTVDEQGVRAMLPLQNQAFVSEGPLFVGGLNHRMWEAVRGLELVSVPGKSVRGIALKGCLRALEANLEVRALRDAVVSKDVSAGCTSEGVHDPDPPGTAEQDLPQLEPAPSTALPSASSLRENGSGGFLVLNKLEVQEGGQAVLGQKHIKVNVDFLDLGINHSQILFKIQEMPAHGFLKIDVRHAPEMERTFTTLDLTHGKVWYVHDGSDEPADFFTFSVFSSSEKAMPFQLQDPISHVLNIVVIPVNDPPLLKLPEGHLLLFENSRKQLTPNVVQVSDPDTDLRHLRLSVLSDFNVDAGFLEHASDPGRAINSFTQMDLQAGNIFYVHKGHRNSRIVLRATDGELVSNTVVLRVMAVPWDFEVVVRTGVVVPQGGMVLITQSDLSVKVNGEPHEMDTRYDVTRPPQFGQIQHQESNGEWKQVSTFSQRSIDQSRIRYYSSFKELQRESVPDHFKFKANVEGRVSEELLFPVTVQWLKLTLLKNVPLEISNASKKVLDSDHLQAGTESMEVAERELYFKLLIPPKKGSLLLGNEVLQRSSIFSQKNITDSKVSYEPQGRSREDSQDMFTFSVIVKHIETKNYTFRINLKADKTHIILTNTGLFVKEGEWTLISKSELLVQTLDNHVFQYEVTKSPQHGELKLASSSASLGSDSGISGFTEEDIVGGRLMYVHDDSETQCDEFVVLASATDLGPQGGVRNLDSEHMSTEIKVSVSVELKNDEKPVRVVDKVFHVVRDSQRLLTLADLCFRDPDVDFDDGQLLYTRRGIPNGDLVKADDPSQKLYQFRQEDLQEGRVLFRHHGPDSARFLLFVTDGVHYTSSLFEVSVSEAYVHIVNNTGLLVSRGRDSCITTANLSVTTNQDVRTDREFEFHISQPPKHGRILVNDSELHSFSQHNLKQGHVIYRHNGDGNFDMFNLTAKVKDAYLDVSICVQVSLESHQHYTQFLHGSSFTVEEGKAVKLSSGKLQAETEDEIPPETQFVVRTPPMHGHLQKSTAEDGSVGTNGKSSLSFTRQDMDDGNVLYVQTAPGQQKDQFTLDVSRDSHFVRSVEMRLDIIPKWIPLEVQNLTVQEGGSKALLPDHLRIPSKYFENLDCEFVLLEPPKHGYVQSSSFPRVKLMKFSRKQVEQGLIHYVHNGSQELTDSLTILASSSELGKQSLPQTLFVTVEPVNDKAPVITANKILQVWVNSVTEITRDDLCAEDGDSPPQDLVYWVTPPSNGHLALKFVPGRSIQNFTQAQIDEGHLVFVHSGAMSGGFNFQVTDGLNFAPRQIFRVTARALIISLEVNRGLSIFPGSTKPLSSQALRAVTNDDKARNRTITFTVVSSPRFGRLLKMNSDNRTEDVSIFTQRLVSEGLILYQHVDLEKKGWASEDAFTFTASSPPAALGPEEFRITISYETNEPGRQSRLLANAGASVKEGGEVLIDPSKLDASNLLLRLPQPQRSSHEIWFQVTALPCHGTIMVGERNITMGNPYFSQRTVNALGVTYLHDDSESLADNFTFAVWPNPKSVATSKPEADFLEEMFNITISPVNDQPPELKTKGLRLRVLQGSRLVVGPEILKADDLDSPPSEIQYMIVRHPNNGFLAMAHDLDTTAHHFTQADINNAQVWFIQDGSPSSGAFYFSVTDGEHRPLYKLFHLDVIPIAITLVNLTDLLLPQGQTTVSITNAHLSAVTNGRSLQIIYRMTQPLQNGHLLIDDKVVTSFGQEDLDSERLSYRMTNLTASGDRLQFSVFTAESNLTEQTLGIRVRPLLQVTRNLRVANRTPHRLQRGDLDATELANRTNSDPTFAVIQPPSHGRLVRRAADSPVVEEIARFTQRDVNRGQLVLEPRANLTGTGTLNDSFTFLLSADGVQPATGYLAFTIVPPDPLPLQTFTPDMPLFITAESFVASVFSQKKLMTSILTQTETPGNLTQSKWQGKDTWGQPNGKEPNVDGKVSPTKVIWPQAATKVVSEGVIGPQDSSYPPVVIIPLAAVFLLLMVSVVALCVWLLSQKEEKANPLIQPKTNLESPSPSCRVEGSRAVPTVKVTPLIRSSSSLATSLFLPPECAQKASLGTEPVEKCTPWEAWLNLDPDMAKLCRQTNPALKHNQYWV